In the Acidobacteriota bacterium genome, AAGCGCGAGGTGCAGGCCCGGGTGAACCCGCTCCTGAAGAAGGGAAAGATCCAGGAGGTCTACATCACGGAGTTCCTGGTTCAGTAGGAGGGCGTCTCCGCGGCGGCGCCGAGCTGAAACCTCCGGACCTTCCGGTAGAGCGTCGACCGCGGGATCGCCAGCAGGATCGCCGCCTGCTTGTAGTTCCCCTCCGTCTTCGCCAGCACGTCCTGAATGTGCCGCCGCTCCATCTCGTCGAGCGTCGCAACCGTTGCCGCCTGCGACCAGTCCCAGCCGTCGAGATCCTGGAGGTCGGCCGGGCGCACGATCGGCCTCGGGGTGAAGAGGGCCACCTTCTCCGACAGGTTCTGGAGCTCGCGGACGTTGCCGGGCCACGGGTAGGAGAGGAGCATCTCGAGCGCGCGGGGGGAGTACTGCCGCGCGGGGCGCTTGAGCCTCTCGCACGTCTCCGCCAGGATCCGCTCGGCGAGAACCACGATGTCCTCCGGGCGCTCCCTCAGGGGGGGCATCTCGACGACGAGGCGGCTGAGCCGGTAGTACAGATCGCTGCGGAACGTCCCCGCGGCCGCCGCCTTCTCGAGATCGACGTTCGTCGCGGCGATGACGCGCACGTCCACCTTGAGCGGCACGCTCGACCCCGCCGGCCGGATCTCCCCCTCCTGGAGGACGCGCAGCAGCGCCGCCTGAGTGGCCGGCGCGCACTCGGCGATCTCGTCGAGGAAAATCGTCCCGCCGGCCGCCGTCTCGAAGAGGCCGATCCGCTTGCGATCGGCGCCGGTGAAGGCGCCGCGCTCGTGGCCGAAGAACTCCGACTCCTGGATGTCGCGGCTGATGTTGGCGCACGAGACCGGCACGAGCGGTCCGCGGCTCCGCGAGCTCAGGCGATGGATCTCGCGCGCGGCGACCTCCTTCCCGCATCCGGACTCGCCGAGGATCAGCACCGGGCTGTCGTGCGGGGCGGCGCGCCGGATGAGCATGAAGACCTTCTTCATGGCCGGGCTCCGGCCGAGGAGGGCGCCGAGGCCGGCGGGCTCGCCGAGCGCGTGCTCCAGCGCGGCGAGCCGGACGGCCATCGCGCCATGCTCCGCCGCCTTCTCGACCGTGACGAAGAGGAGCTCGGGGTCGAGGGGCTTGGTCAGGAAATCGTAGGCGCCGCGCCGGATGCACTCGATGGCGGTGCGGAGGTCGGAGTCGCCCGTGACGACCACGATGGGGGCGCCGTGGCCTCTCTCCTGGAGCGCCTCGAGGAGCTGGAGCCCCTCCATCGCGCCGGGAAGGTGGAGATCGAGGAGCACGGCCTCGTAGTCTCGGTGGGCGGCGAGGACGAGCGCCTCGTCGGCGGCGCCGACGCACTCGGCGCGGAACCCTCCGCGGACCAGGATCTCGCGCTCGATGTCACGGATTTCGGCGTCGTCCTCGACGACGAGGACCGCGCCGCGGTCCGGGTCCGCATCGGCGGGAGGCGAGGGAGCACGGGGCGATGGATCCTTGGAGCCATCCTGCGGGATCAAGAACGGCCCTCCTGGTTCGAGCGCGCGAAGGCCTCCTTGTCGGCGCAGGGGGCAGCCGCGACTCGCGCAATCAGGATACCGGGAAGGGGCGATTGTGTAAAGAGGAACCGGCTGAAAGGGACTTCAATCGGCGCGCTTGGGGCGGCGGCGCGTCAGGCGACGCAGTAGACCGGCAGCCCCTGCTCGCGGCAGCGGCGCACCGCGGCGGCCCCCTCGCCGCTGGTCGGATCGACCGCGATGAAGACCGCGTCGAGCCCCGCGAGGGTCTGGGAGTGGCCCAGCGCGCGCGTCGTGAGCCCCGACTCGGCGGCCATGCGGGAGAGCGTCCCTGCGAGATCGGGGGCGGCGATCACGCCGAGGCTCTTCACGCCGTCCCGCACGACGCGCTCGATCTCGCGCCGCACGAGCACGGTGACGCGCTCGAGGATGCTGCCGGCGGCCGTGAGATGCCGCGCGGCGAGGCTGTCGATCCGGGCGCGCCCCGAATCGGTCACGACGTACCGGAGGCGGCGGCGCGTCGGCCCGTGGAACTCGACGAGGCCGGCCTCGGCCAGCGCGTGGATGTAGTTGTGGATCATCGAGGGGGCGAGGCCGACCTCGAGGGCGATCTCCTTCTGCGAGGCCTCGGGATTGTTCGCGAGGATGGAGAGGACCTGGAGCTCGCGCAGCAGCGGGCTCGGCTCGTAGAACTCGGACTCGATCGTCCGGAGCAGCCTCGGTTTCGGCATCAGCGGCTCCTCGGCTGCTGCCGCAGGATCATCCGCGTCGTCCCTGCGATGATCCTGAACGGGAGCGCCGCGGCGTCGTCGAGCAGGATGGTCAGCACGATCGAGCGGGCCGGATCGGGGCGCCCCTTCTCGCGGCGCCTCTCGCCCGAGACGGGCGGGGCGGCCGGGGCGCTGCGCCGGGGCGAACGCACCGCGACGACGAGGCCCGTGACGGCCCCCGACGGCGCGGCGGCTCCCGCTCCGCCCTGCGGCTCCGTGACCTTCCCGACGGTGATGTCCATCGACGCGTCCTCCAACGGCTCGTGCTCACGTTCCGAGTCGGACGGGCGCCGGTGAACTTGAGGGGGTGGGACGGCGAAACCGCCGTCACGCGGGGGCGGGAGCCTCGGTGGGCTCGGCGTTCGAGATGGGAGGCTCCGGGGATCCGTCCCCCTCGTCCTCCCCCGTCGACGGCGCCAGGACCCCCGGCTTCATGACGACGGGGTCGACGCCCACGAGCACGAGATCGACCCGCCGGTTGCGCGCGCGCCCCTCCGGCGTGTCGTTGGGGGTGATCGGGCGGTAGGGGCCGTACCCCACGGCCGCGAAGCGGTAGGCGGGCAGATGGCCGGTCTCGACGAGATACCGGATCACCGCGACCGATCGCGCCGCCGAGAGGTCCCAGTTGGTCGGGAACCTCGGGGAGCTCACCTGCTGATCGTCGGTGTGCCCCTCGACCAGGATCTGGACGTTGAGCCCGTACAGCAGCTCCGAGAGGCGCGCGAGCCTCGGCAGCGCCTCGTCCGCGAGAACGTCCCCGCCGGGGGCGAAGAGCCCCGTCTCGGCGAGGCTGAGCGTGAGGCCGCGGCGATCGCGGATCGCGCGGACGCGCCCGCGGATCTCCGGGCGCGAGAGGTACCGCGTGAGCGCGCTGCGAAGGGTCTGGAGCTGCAGATTGTCGCTCCGCTTCGCGCGGCGCTCCCCCTTCACCTCGGAGAGGCTCGTGGTCAGGCTGGCGACGCTCGGGGGCTCGACGGAGGTTGCCCCCTCCCCGCCGATGGGATCGGGGCCGCTCGCCGAGAAGGGGCCCTTCAGCTCCAGCGCGTTGTTGACCGACTCGACGAAGCGCCCGAGCTTCTGCGAGTCGACCTGCGACGTCGCGAACATGACGACGAAGAAGGCGAAGAGGAGCGTGATGAAGTCGGCGTAGGAGACGAGCCACCGCTCGTGGTTCTCGTGCTCCGGATGTCTCTTCTTCCTCGCCACGCGGTCCCCCCGATCAGGCGGCCTTGGCCGGCTTGGCCTCGACGGGCACGCCGGCCTTCTTCGCCTCGTGCGCCAGGAACCCCTGGAGCTTGGCGCGCAGCACGTTCGGGTTGAGCCCCTCCTGGATGCCGAGCGCCCCCTCGATGATCAGCTCGTGGAGCACGATCGCGCTCCGATGCTTGAGCTTCAGCTTGCCGCCCGCCGGGAGGAAGCACAGGTTGGCCGAGCCGACGCCGTAGATCGTCGCGACGAACGCCACCGCGATCCCCGCGCCGACCTTGCTCACGTCGGAGAGGTTCGCCATGACGTGGATGAGGCCGAGGACGGCTCCGATGATGCCGATCGTGGGGGCGTAGGCCCCCGCCGACTCGAAGACCTTCGCCTCCACCTCGCCGCGCTCCTCGGTCTGCCCGAGCTCGAGCTCGAGGTGCTCGCGCATCGTGTGCGCGTCGGTGCCGTCGACGGCGAGGAGCAGGGCCCGCCCGAGGAAGGGGTTCGACGCGGTCGACGCGTCCTTCTCGAGGGCGATGATGCCGTCCTTCCTCGCCTTCTGGGCGTAGCCGACGATCTCCTCGATGAGCGCCGCCGGATCGTTCGGCGGGTTCAGGAACATGTTCATGAAGGACTTCGCCGCCTTCACGCAGGTGCCGAAGGGGAACGAGATGAGCGTCGCGCCGAGCGTGCCCCCGAAGACGATGAGCGCGGCCGTCGGCTGGATGATCGTGCCGATGTGGCCGCCCTCGAGCGCGTTGCCGACGAGGATGCCGGCGAACCCCACGATGAGGCCGAGTATGGTCCCGATGTCGATGCGCTTCATGCGCGGGCCCTCAGGCGATGTAGTCGAACAGGCTCTGGTTCCGGGTCCTGGCGATCACCGTGATCGTCGCCTGCGACCCCGTCTGCAGCCGCGCCGCGTTCGTCACCTCCGCGGCCAGGTCTGTGTCCTCGATCCCTGCAACCGACTTCGTGACCTCGAGCGCGCGCGTCGCCAGGCTCAGGTCCGACGCGTCGAGCGCCTGGAGCCGGAAGCCGAGCGGCGGCCGGACAGCCGAGATCTGCGCGCCGGCGGCCTGAAGCTTCGGCTCGAGGGCGCCGATGGCGGCGGTGTTGCCGGCGCGGAGGGCCGCGGACAGATCCGCGAGCGCCTTCGGGATGTCGACCGGCGTCTTGAAGACGGCGTCGCCCGCGACGTTCACCTGGATCGTGACCTGGTCCTCGATCCGGGCCGACACCGTCCCGGAGTTGCCGAGATAGCTCCCCGCGGCGTCGAAGGGAGGAGCGAGCGTCTCGGTCCCGCCGAAGACGTACCGGCCCGCGAACTGCGTGTTCGCGGCCTTCAGGAGCTGCTGTCTGAGGCCGTCGACCTGGTCGGCGATGAGGCTTCGCGCGCCGGCGTTCGTCTCCGAGTACCCCTGGATCGCGGATCCCGTGGCCGAGATGATCACGTCGCCGGCCGTCGCGAGAGCCGCGTCGGCGGCCTCGACCTGGCCGCGCACCGTCGAGATGGTGGCGCGGCGGGAGGCGAGGCGCGCGAGCGTCTCGCGCGCGGAGGCGATGCGGGACTCGGCGCCCGGATCCTCGGAGGCCGTCGTCACGCGCTTCCCGGACGCGACGTGAGTCGTCGATCGGGCGAGCGCCTTCCCGATCCGCGAGAGGCGATCGAGGAGGGCGCGCTGGCTGCCGCCGAAGGAGATGCGCATCAGGGCGCGGCCCCGAGCGACAGGGCCACCTTGGTCAGCTCGTCGATGGTGTTGATGAACTTCGCCGCGGCCGCGTACCCCGTCTGGAACTGCGAGAGGCGGACCGCCTCCTCGTCGAGCGAGACCCCCGAGACCGCGTCGCGGCGCGACTGGAGCTCGGAGACGATGTCCTGCTGCGCGGTGAGGGAGGCGTCGTTCCCCGCCACCTCCGTCCCGAGCCGCGCGACGAGCGCGCCGAGGAACTCCGTCGGCGTCGCCGCGGAGAGGCCCGCGAGCTGCGTGGCGCGGATCTCCGAGAGGGCGATCGCGTTCGCGTTGTCCCCGGGCGAGGGGCTCCCGGCGGCCGCGATGAGCGTCGGGTCGGCGACGATCGCGGCGTTCACCGAGATCCCCGCCGCCGCGGCCTGGCCGGCCGGCGAGATGACGAAGAAGTCGCCGCCGGCGGCGCCCGCCTGCGTGAAGCCGGCGCGATGAACCGAGTTGACCTTGTTCACGAGCTCGGTCGTCAGCGTGTCGAGGGCGGACTGCGTCCCCTGGATCGAATCGTCGCGCACCGAGAGCGTGGCGCCCAGCCGGCCGCCGCGAACCCGGTCGGTGAGATCGACCGTAACCCCCCCGCGTGCAAGCGTCACGGCCGCGAGCCCGCCCCGGGCCGGATCCGGCGACGCGGTGAGCTGGTACGCGGTGCTGTCGGAGACGAGGGAATCCCCCGTCGCCGAGAGCGAAATCTGGAGATTTCCGCGGCGATCCTCGTACACGCCCACGTCGACGAGCTTCCCCAGCTCCGTCACCGCGGCCTGCCGCGCGTCCCTGAGGTCGGAGGCCTCGCGGCCGCCGGACTCGAGCTGCGCGATCTGGTTGTTGAGCGACGCGATGCGCGTCGTCAGCCCGTTGATCTGCGTGACGTTCGTCTTGATCTGTCCGTCGAGATCCGCGCGCTGGGCCTGCAAGCGGCTGGATGCCGTGTTCAGCGTCCGGGCGACGCGGTCCGCCGCCTGGACGACGTTCTGCCTCAGCGCGAGGTTCTCGGGGTTCGTCGAAAGCGACGAGAAGGCGTCGAAGAGGCCGGAGAGGGCGGCCCCGATCCCGGGCGCCGACGACTCGTCGATCGCCTGGAGCGATCCCGCGAGCGCCTCCTGCCGCGTCTCGAGGTATCCCTGCCGCGAGGTCTCGTCGCGGAGCTGGCGCTCGATGACGGCGTCGCGGACGGAGGTGATGGTCCCGACGTCCACGCCGGTGCCGAGGAACCCCTGCGGGATCTGGAGGGAGACCCCCGGCGTGAGCGCGATCCGCCGCCGCGTGTACCCCTCGGTCGCGACGTTGGCGATGTTCTGCCCGGTCACGTCGAGGGCGACCTGAAACGTCTCGAGGCTCCGGCGGCCGAGCTGCAACGCTCCCAGAAGATCCAATCAGGCCTCCAACGAAAGCTGCGCCCCCTTCGGGAGCGACGGCGCCGCCGACGGCACGTACGTCGGGCTCACGGCGGCGAGGATGGCGTGGAAGAGCCCCGTGTTCAGCTCCGCCCACCGATCGAGTAGACAGGCATTGATCAAATTCACGCGATTCAGCTCGCGGACGGCGGCCAGCAGCCCCGCGTGCGCGCGCGCGGCCGCCTCGTCGCCCGAGGCCCCGAGGGCGGGCTTCAGATCGCCGCGGCTCCATCCGTGCGCCTCGAGGAGGCGCGCGACCTCCCCCTCCTGCGCCGAGAACCTCATGCAGAGCGTGTCGATCGCGTTGACCGCGGCCCCGTCGGGCCGCGGCGCCCCGGCCGCGAGGCCGGCGCGCCATCCCTCGCAGACCTCCGCGAGCCGCAGGACGACGCGCGCCTCCTCGTCGAGGAGGGCGGTGAGCGCGCCGGCCGGCGGAGCGGAGCGTTGCGTCATCTCGCGAGGTACTCCTCGACGATGCGCGTGGCGAGCGATCGATCGTTGACCTGGTAGTTGCCGGAGCGGACCGCCTCGCGGAGCCGCTCGACGACCGTCGCCCGGACGTCGGGGGAGGCCTTCGCGCTCTCGAGGAGCCTGTCGATCTCGAGCGCCGCGACGGAGATCTCGACGGCATCGGCCGGAGCTTCGGGCGCCGCCGGCTTCGCAGCGGCGGACTGGGAGGACGACTCGGGGGCGTCGGACTTGTTCCCTCGCTCCGCGCGCGGCGCCTCGTTCCCGTATCCCGGACCCTGAATCTTCATCACTCTCTCCTCCGGGGTGGTTCCGTGGGCACCCCGATGCCTCGTGACTCGGCGGAAACGCGCGGAACTTGAGGGGAGAGCGTGATTTGTGCGGGGTTCGAACCCTCAGTGTGCGACGCGGGATGAGACAAACCCGACGAAGCCGACTCCGCCTTCGCCTTCGGCGTCAATTGCCTCACGAGCGCATCCCGCAGGCCCAGCCCGAGCTTCGGGGCGATCGCCTGAGAGACCCCCTGATCGAAGAACCCCTCGTAGATCCCCGCCCCCGGCCCGGAGCCGAAGATCCCGCCGTTCTCGCCGGGGAGGGTCTGGCGCATCGACTGAATCAGTGACTGAACGAGGATCT is a window encoding:
- the flgM gene encoding flagellar biosynthesis anti-sigma factor FlgM, producing MKIQGPGYGNEAPRAERGNKSDAPESSSQSAAAKPAAPEAPADAVEISVAALEIDRLLESAKASPDVRATVVERLREAVRSGNYQVNDRSLATRIVEEYLAR
- a CDS encoding flagellar motor protein translates to MDIGTILGLIVGFAGILVGNALEGGHIGTIIQPTAALIVFGGTLGATLISFPFGTCVKAAKSFMNMFLNPPNDPAALIEEIVGYAQKARKDGIIALEKDASTASNPFLGRALLLAVDGTDAHTMREHLELELGQTEERGEVEAKVFESAGAYAPTIGIIGAVLGLIHVMANLSDVSKVGAGIAVAFVATIYGVGSANLCFLPAGGKLKLKHRSAIVLHELIIEGALGIQEGLNPNVLRAKLQGFLAHEAKKAGVPVEAKPAKAA
- a CDS encoding rod-binding protein — translated: MIGRAAEWGGAAGAAEATVEAGVAGARTPREGGDVMKAARAFEEILVQSLIQSMRQTLPGENGGIFGSGPGAGIYEGFFDQGVSQAIAPKLGLGLRDALVRQLTPKAKAESASSGLSHPASHTEGSNPAQITLSPQVPRVSAESRGIGVPTEPPRRRE
- the flgK gene encoding flagellar hook-associated protein FlgK, producing MDLLGALQLGRRSLETFQVALDVTGQNIANVATEGYTRRRIALTPGVSLQIPQGFLGTGVDVGTITSVRDAVIERQLRDETSRQGYLETRQEALAGSLQAIDESSAPGIGAALSGLFDAFSSLSTNPENLALRQNVVQAADRVARTLNTASSRLQAQRADLDGQIKTNVTQINGLTTRIASLNNQIAQLESGGREASDLRDARQAAVTELGKLVDVGVYEDRRGNLQISLSATGDSLVSDSTAYQLTASPDPARGGLAAVTLARGGVTVDLTDRVRGGRLGATLSVRDDSIQGTQSALDTLTTELVNKVNSVHRAGFTQAGAAGGDFFVISPAGQAAAAGISVNAAIVADPTLIAAAGSPSPGDNANAIALSEIRATQLAGLSAATPTEFLGALVARLGTEVAGNDASLTAQQDIVSELQSRRDAVSGVSLDEEAVRLSQFQTGYAAAAKFINTIDELTKVALSLGAAP
- a CDS encoding OmpA family protein; this encodes MARKKRHPEHENHERWLVSYADFITLLFAFFVVMFATSQVDSQKLGRFVESVNNALELKGPFSASGPDPIGGEGATSVEPPSVASLTTSLSEVKGERRAKRSDNLQLQTLRSALTRYLSRPEIRGRVRAIRDRRGLTLSLAETGLFAPGGDVLADEALPRLARLSELLYGLNVQILVEGHTDDQQVSSPRFPTNWDLSAARSVAVIRYLVETGHLPAYRFAAVGYGPYRPITPNDTPEGRARNRRVDLVLVGVDPVVMKPGVLAPSTGEDEGDGSPEPPISNAEPTEAPAPA
- a CDS encoding sigma-54-dependent Fis family transcriptional regulator, producing MIPQDGSKDPSPRAPSPPADADPDRGAVLVVEDDAEIRDIEREILVRGGFRAECVGAADEALVLAAHRDYEAVLLDLHLPGAMEGLQLLEALQERGHGAPIVVVTGDSDLRTAIECIRRGAYDFLTKPLDPELLFVTVEKAAEHGAMAVRLAALEHALGEPAGLGALLGRSPAMKKVFMLIRRAAPHDSPVLILGESGCGKEVAAREIHRLSSRSRGPLVPVSCANISRDIQESEFFGHERGAFTGADRKRIGLFETAAGGTIFLDEIAECAPATQAALLRVLQEGEIRPAGSSVPLKVDVRVIAATNVDLEKAAAAGTFRSDLYYRLSRLVVEMPPLRERPEDIVVLAERILAETCERLKRPARQYSPRALEMLLSYPWPGNVRELQNLSEKVALFTPRPIVRPADLQDLDGWDWSQAATVATLDEMERRHIQDVLAKTEGNYKQAAILLAIPRSTLYRKVRRFQLGAAAETPSY
- a CDS encoding winged helix-turn-helix transcriptional regulator, translating into MPKPRLLRTIESEFYEPSPLLRELQVLSILANNPEASQKEIALEVGLAPSMIHNYIHALAEAGLVEFHGPTRRRLRYVVTDSGRARIDSLAARHLTAAGSILERVTVLVRREIERVVRDGVKSLGVIAAPDLAGTLSRMAAESGLTTRALGHSQTLAGLDAVFIAVDPTSGEGAAAVRRCREQGLPVYCVA